The following coding sequences are from one Cervus canadensis isolate Bull #8, Minnesota chromosome 4, ASM1932006v1, whole genome shotgun sequence window:
- the LOC122439253 gene encoding olfactory receptor 2T8-like: protein MENWNITADFILLGLFNHTGAHQFLFVLVLIITFTSLVGNALMLLLILLDSRLHRPMYFLLSQLSLMDLMLISTIVPKLAVDYLTGRKFISPAGCGFQIFFFVTLGGGECFLLAAMSYDRYVAVCHPLRYPVLMSWKLCLSMILGSWFLGAADGLMQAAATLNFSFCSAREIDHFFCEAPTLVRLACADTSVFEYVMYICCVLMLLIPIFLILISYCLILAAVLQMHSNEARKKAFATCSSHLSVVGLFFGAGIFTYMRPKSYRSANYNKVVSVYYTIFTPVLNPLIYSLRNSEVKGALQKCMDRCAACE, encoded by the coding sequence ATGGAAAACTGGAATATCACTGCAGATTTCATTCTCCTAGGTCTCTTTAACCACACTGGAGCCCACCAATTTCTCTTTGTGTTGGTTCTTATAATTACCTTCACTTCCCTAGTTGGCAATGCCCTCATGCTTCTCCTGATTCTCCTGGACTCCCGACTCCACAGGCCCATGTACTTCCTACTGAGCCAACTCTCCCTCATGGACCTGATGCTGATTTCCACCATTGTGCCCAAATTGGCTGTTGACTATTTGACTGGCAGGAAGTTTATCTCCCCTGCTGGCTGTGGGTTCCAGATCTTCTTCTTTGTCACTTTAGGAGGAGGTGAGTGCTTCCTCTTGGCAGCTAtgtcctatgaccgctatgttgcTGTTTGTCATCCACTGAGATACCCAGTCCTCATGAGTTGGAAATTATGCCTCAGTATGATTTTGGGATCTTGGTTCCTTGGCGCAGCTGATGGGCTCATGCAGGCTGCTGCTACCCTGAACTTCTCATTTTGCAGTGCCCGAGAGATTGATCATTTCTTTTGTGAGGCCCCCACTCTGGTGCGTTTGGCTTGTGCTGACACTTCTGTCTTTGAGTATGTCATGTACATCTGCTGTGTGTTAATGCTCCTGATCCCCATTTTCCTCATCTTGATCTCCTATTGTCTCATCCTTGCTGCTGTTCTCCAGATGCATTCTAATGAAGCCCGCAAGAAGGCATTTGCCACCTGCTCTTCACACCTGTCTGTGGTGGGACTCTTTTTTGGAGCTGGCATTTTTACCTACATGAGACCTAAATCCTACAGGTCAGCTAACTACAATAAGGTTGTGTCAGTGTACTATACTATCTTCACCCCTGTGTTGAACCCCCTCATCTATAGTCTGAGGAACAGTGAGGTCAAGGGAGCGCTACAAAAGTGTATGGATCGATGTGCTGCCTGTGAATAA